CTTTTATGTTTTGAGCCAACAGTAGCGCAATGATAATTAAAAGTATGTTTATGTATTTGTTTTTCATTTGGTTTTGCTATGTAAAGCTTATATTTATCAAATTGTTATGCCTAAAAATCTGTTTACTTAAGTATTTGTTTACCTGTTTTGCCAAAACGTCTTTCTCTGCTTTGGTAGTTGATAATGGCGTCAAACAAGTCTTTTTTTCTAAAATCGGGCCAAAGTACGTTGGTAAAATATAGTTCGGTATATGCGCTTTGCCACATTAAAAAGTTGCTGGTTCTAACTTCTCCACTTGTTCTGATCATAAGTTCGGGATCGGGAACATTCGGGTCGTACATATAACTTGCAATTAGCTGCTCGTTTATATCTTTTTCCGAAATTTTTTGTTCCAACAAGTCCGAAGCTATTTTTTTAACTGCACTAATAATTTCGCTTCTACCGCTGTAGCTAAGAGCTAAGTACAAGTGTAGGTTGCTATCTTTAGCATCGGTTTTTTGAATAGCTTGCAAAAGTTTTTGTTGCACTTCGGGGTATAATCTTTCGGTATCGCCAATAGTTTTTAAGCAAACTTTATTTTCTATCAAGCCGTCGGTTTGTGTATCAATTGATTCGATTAGCAGTTGCATCAGAGCATCGACTTCACTTTTGGGGCGATTCCAATTTTCGGTAGAAAAAGCATAAACAGTAAGGTACTTAACACCTATTTGTATAGAACCCTCGATGGTATCTTTAAGAGCGTCGATAGCATTTTGGTGTCCGAATATTCTATCTTCGCCTCTACGTTCTGCCCAACGTCCGTTTCCGTCCATAATAACGGCAACGTGTTGGGGAACACGCTCCTTATCTATCATTGAGATTATGCTATCAAGTTTTGTTTGCTCCATAATTAATCGACAAAGGTAATATTTATTTTAGCATAGTATATTTACTTGTGTTAAAATATTTTAATTGCAAAATGACAGTTTGCTGAGAATTATTGGTTTAATAGTTACTATAATTCTGTTGATTTAAGCATTTTTCATTTTTCAATGAACTTAATTTAACAGTAACCGTAAGTCCAGCAAATGAATACCAATCCTTATCTTTTGAGTTACCCCTTTTCATACCGTCCATGTGCGATTTGTTCGGGTCGGAGGCTAAGATTTCGTTAGTGTTGGGAGCATTAGGGTTGGAAGCTAAATCCATATAGTATGTGCGACTTACATCATCAAGATAATCGGTAAAAGTTTTTCGCATGCCCCATTCCAAACCTAATCCAACGTATTTGTTCAAGCTGTACTTAACACCTATTCCAAATGGAATACACAATGAAACCAATTTGTATTCGTCGGGGCGGTCGTTTCCTGTGTTTTGTCCTTCGGTGTGCAGTGGTTTAAGTTCTACCCAATTGTCGTTGACGTAACCTTTGGGGTTAAACGTAAAGAAACCAACTCCTCCGAACATGTATGGAGTTATTCTATGCTTGATACTTCCGATGAAGTAACGCAAAAAATTAACTTCGGCTTGAACGCTTCCTTCAATAATTTGCGATTTGAAATTAAGATTTCTTTCCAAATTAGCTTTACTCACTGCATCGTCGGCTTGCACTGTTCCCATAAATCCTTGTGCTCTAACTGCAACGCGGTCGTTGAAATTGTACCTGTACAAAAAACCACCGGCAGCCTTAGGCATTAAAAACGGTTTGTTCGGATTTAGTTCGCCCATGTAGTACATAACTCCGCCGGCAAATCCCAACTCGCCGTATCCCTGCGACTTACCCGTTTGTATTTCTATAACTAAAACACATAGCAGTAGTGTGAAAAGGTGTTTTATTTTCATTGTTTATATTCGATTATTTTACTTTTTGTTCAAATTCTAATATCTTTTCCCCAATTTAGTTTTGTTCGCAATGTAGAGAAAAAGTTTTCGTTCAGTCGTTGTATAAGTCTGACTTTATGCTCAGACTTGCGCACCAATATAACCGTGTCGTTATTGATGTTAAAACTTTTACCGTCGACAGTAACTAAAGCTATATTTTCTCTACTTTCAATTTTAATTTTAATTGTACCATTATCAGGAATAACGAGTGGACGTACCGATAAATTGTGTGGAGCTATAGGTGTTATTAAAATAATTTTGCTGTCGGGTGTAACAATAGGTCCGTTGCAACTCATAGAGTATGCGGTTGAGCCGGTAGGAGTAGCAACAATAATTCCGTCGGCTCTAAATGAGTAAATAAATTGGTCATTAACCCACACGCTGTTTGTAAGCATGCTACCGGTGTCTTTTTTGTTTATTGAAATTTCGTTAATAGCCATATACTTGTGCTCGTTAAACAAAATAGACAGCAGTGTACGTTTTTGTGTGGTGTATCTTCTTTTAATAATTTCGTTGAGAGCTTCCGAAACTTCGTCTTTTTGGATGCTGGCTAAAAAGCCCATACTTCCGACATTAATTCCGGCAATAGGAACGTTGGTGCATTTGACCAAATGCACAGTGTCTATTATAGTACCGTCGCCACCAATTGACAATATCAAATCTATGTTACTGCATTTGGTTATCGGTTCATCAAAGGTTTCAACATTTTCAATCTCGGGCAATTCCGATATTAAATCATCGTATAATGTATGCCAAATAAGGAGTTTGCAATTTTTTTTAAGCAGAAGCTTAACAACACCGACAACTTCGGGAATTTGTTCGGGTCTGAGTTTTTTTGAGTACAAGGCAACATTCATATCACAAAATATTAAAATTTATAACCAATGCTTAGGCTCGCTCTAAATGGAAGTTTTAGTTCGTTCCATATTATTGCTTTGCCTATGCTTAAATTTACAGGACCTATAATAGACATATAGCCAACATTTACACCCACTCCCCAAACCGAAAAATTGTGATTTGGGATATTGCTAAATGCGTTGATATTATCAACGCTCCACGCGTAGCTTACCATTGGGGTTAGGTATATTTTGTTATACACATTGTATTGTGCGCTTAAAGAAAGCGATAAAAAACCGTTTAACGGTAGTTCTCTATCGTTTAAGCCTATAAACGATATGTTTGAGCTTAATTCTTTTTCGCAGAAACCTCCCAGAGTAAATATATTGTTAAAATACATGTAGTCGGTAGATTTTAGGAATCTGCCTTTGGCGATGAAGAAGCCTATAGATGAATTTGCTCCTATCGTCAATTTGGGCAATACCAAAAAGCGGTGTTCGTAGCTAAACAAACCTCTAAAAAAAGCTTTAGTATTAGGCTTTGTATAAAACATACTGATAGGATTTATATAGTCGTATATTATATACGAACCAGTATCTACAGTGTTAAGTCCTTTTAGCTTGTACTCGTTGTTAAAGCTGTATTTTAGTTCAAAATAGGTTCTGTTGCCGCTTTTTGGATAGTACGAAGTTTCAAGATTATTTTGTCGGTAAGTTAAATTTACTGCAAGCCCAGAGTGTCCGTAAAAGTTACCTGGTTTGTAAACGTCTATAACATTATCGAATGCGTTTTTTTTGGTATTCAAATGTTCAAGTTCGTACAGGAAATTAAATTCTAAATTAGAGTTGTTGTTTATCAGATATCCTAATCCTACCGAAAAAACCAAGTCGCCTTTGTTGTAGTTGGGCTGTCGGCTCGAGCTCAGGTCGTCGGTGTTTAAAATAATATTGTTACTGTTTAAATTTTTGTAAGTAGCCTTAATTTTGTACCAATAGTTTTTTGTGGGATCAAAAAACTGATAGTGATTTAGCTGAGCTTTTATTCGTTCGCTAAGGTCGAAAGTGAATAAAGAACGAGAACGCTTTCCGAGTAAGTTGTAAAAAGTATAGTTTAAAAGCAGTCCGGTTTTTTCTTCAGTATCGTAGTGTACTGCTAATTTGAAGATACCTGCTTTTTTTTCTTTAATAAAAATATTAAGCTGTTGTTTGTTGTTGGTATCTTCGGAAATGTTGAAGTATGCGTTGTGAAACAAATTGGTTCCGAATATTTTATCAACACCTTCTTGTATTTGATAGAAATCGTATTTGTTGTTTGGTTTTAGCAAACTTGTACTATTTAAGAACCATATAGTCGATTTATCGGTAATTGGTTGGTTGTTTTGATAGAAATAGTTGATTTTTGATATATCGTTTGTGATATTTTTGTTTATATCGCGGGTTTCAAAATCACATTCCTTTTGCATATTTGCGATTTCGACAAGCTGCGGCAATATTTTTCGTGCTTCCAGTTCTCCAATTTCTATTATTTCCTTGAACGAAGCGAAGTCGGCTACGTTGTATTTGTCTATTGCAACATTCAGATTTAATAAAATATCGCAGTATCGCATTTGGTATTTTGCATCGTCTATCGACTTAAGAGCAACTGCTCTTGATAGTATTTGAGCTACATCATCAATATTATCGTCAAAAAACATTTTATATCCGGTGTAGCTTCCGATAACTATGTCGGCACCCATATTTTTGGCTTCCAAAACGGGAAAATTATTATCTAAGCCTCCATCTACAAGCACATTATCATCTATATAAAACGGTTCGAAAGCTCCTGGAATTGCCATAGAAGCCCTTACAGCTGAGGGTAATGAACCACTTTTTTGTACTATTGTACCTCCGTTTGTAATGTCGGAAGTCATAATGCGAATAGGTATGGGCAAACTGTCGAAATCAAATATATTGCTTACGTGGTAAGTATATTCGTTAAACAAGGAGGAAATATAATTCCCTTCGATGATGGAAGTGGGTATTGTAGGCAAACCTTTTTTTATTGGCAATTCAAACAAATATTGTCGGTACTCGCTTTTTTCGTTGATGCTGATTTGGGATAGAGGCATTTTGTCGGATATAACCCTTTCCCAATCAATGTTGTAGCATATTGTTTTAATATCTTTTGCCGAAATCCCCGATGCGTACAAACTGCCTAAAATGGCTCCCATGCTTGTTCCGGTAATATAATCTATTTTTATATTTAGCGAATCAATCATTTGGAGCAATCCTAAATGAGCTAAACCTTTGGCTCCGCCACCGCTAAGAGTTAAGCCCACCTTAGGACATGTTGTTTCATTTTGAGCAATAACGCCTTGATTTGCAACTAAAAGAAGTAATAATACGAGTAAACTTATTTTTATTGATTTGCAATTTTTCATAAACGATTTAGCTCAAAAAAACAATAAATAGAAAAAGTCCGTTTTATTTTCACAAAAGTAAAAAATATTACAGATAAATAGAGCCTTTGGTGCTTAAATTTATTATTTGTGCATTAATAAATTGTTAGGATAATTTGCACTTAATTTTCAGAAAGCATAACAATCGTTTTTAATTTTACTGTAATGCTTTATCTGCATTTGCGGCACATAAACCAACAAGGGCGGAGGTGAACTCCGCCCTTGTTGGTTTTATAAGAAAT
This sequence is a window from Lentimicrobiaceae bacterium. Protein-coding genes within it:
- a CDS encoding isoprenyl transferase yields the protein MEQTKLDSIISMIDKERVPQHVAVIMDGNGRWAERRGEDRIFGHQNAIDALKDTIEGSIQIGVKYLTVYAFSTENWNRPKSEVDALMQLLIESIDTQTDGLIENKVCLKTIGDTERLYPEVQQKLLQAIQKTDAKDSNLHLYLALSYSGRSEIISAVKKIASDLLEQKISEKDINEQLIASYMYDPNVPDPELMIRTSGEVRTSNFLMWQSAYTELYFTNVLWPDFRKKDLFDAIINYQSRERRFGKTGKQILK
- a CDS encoding DUF6089 family protein, giving the protein MKIKHLFTLLLCVLVIEIQTGKSQGYGELGFAGGVMYYMGELNPNKPFLMPKAAGGFLYRYNFNDRVAVRAQGFMGTVQADDAVSKANLERNLNFKSQIIEGSVQAEVNFLRYFIGSIKHRITPYMFGGVGFFTFNPKGYVNDNWVELKPLHTEGQNTGNDRPDEYKLVSLCIPFGIGVKYSLNKYVGLGLEWGMRKTFTDYLDDVSRTYYMDLASNPNAPNTNEILASDPNKSHMDGMKRGNSKDKDWYSFAGLTVTVKLSSLKNEKCLNQQNYSNY
- a CDS encoding NAD kinase — protein: MNVALYSKKLRPEQIPEVVGVVKLLLKKNCKLLIWHTLYDDLISELPEIENVETFDEPITKCSNIDLILSIGGDGTIIDTVHLVKCTNVPIAGINVGSMGFLASIQKDEVSEALNEIIKRRYTTQKRTLLSILFNEHKYMAINEISINKKDTGSMLTNSVWVNDQFIYSFRADGIIVATPTGSTAYSMSCNGPIVTPDSKIILITPIAPHNLSVRPLVIPDNGTIKIKIESRENIALVTVDGKSFNINNDTVILVRKSEHKVRLIQRLNENFFSTLRTKLNWGKDIRI
- a CDS encoding patatin-like phospholipase family protein → MKNCKSIKISLLVLLLLLVANQGVIAQNETTCPKVGLTLSGGGAKGLAHLGLLQMIDSLNIKIDYITGTSMGAILGSLYASGISAKDIKTICYNIDWERVISDKMPLSQISINEKSEYRQYLFELPIKKGLPTIPTSIIEGNYISSLFNEYTYHVSNIFDFDSLPIPIRIMTSDITNGGTIVQKSGSLPSAVRASMAIPGAFEPFYIDDNVLVDGGLDNNFPVLEAKNMGADIVIGSYTGYKMFFDDNIDDVAQILSRAVALKSIDDAKYQMRYCDILLNLNVAIDKYNVADFASFKEIIEIGELEARKILPQLVEIANMQKECDFETRDINKNITNDISKINYFYQNNQPITDKSTIWFLNSTSLLKPNNKYDFYQIQEGVDKIFGTNLFHNAYFNISEDTNNKQQLNIFIKEKKAGIFKLAVHYDTEEKTGLLLNYTFYNLLGKRSRSLFTFDLSERIKAQLNHYQFFDPTKNYWYKIKATYKNLNSNNIILNTDDLSSSRQPNYNKGDLVFSVGLGYLINNNSNLEFNFLYELEHLNTKKNAFDNVIDVYKPGNFYGHSGLAVNLTYRQNNLETSYYPKSGNRTYFELKYSFNNEYKLKGLNTVDTGSYIIYDYINPISMFYTKPNTKAFFRGLFSYEHRFLVLPKLTIGANSSIGFFIAKGRFLKSTDYMYFNNIFTLGGFCEKELSSNISFIGLNDRELPLNGFLSLSLSAQYNVYNKIYLTPMVSYAWSVDNINAFSNIPNHNFSVWGVGVNVGYMSIIGPVNLSIGKAIIWNELKLPFRASLSIGYKF